Part of the Cydia pomonella isolate Wapato2018A chromosome 20, ilCydPomo1, whole genome shotgun sequence genome is shown below.
caggtattatagttttgttttctgaaattaacgtctgtattgtaatattttacgtttattattaagttagttactcaatgttctttattacaccaataattatgcatttattctaggttaacttcaattgattattatcattcttcgcagcattttaaaataaataaaaaaatgaaaattcactgagtgttatgtatttaatcgaaatcacaagtggtaaaatacggaaacgtgtccttcaagttgtaattgttagaatacggaGTGAAATCATGACTGAAAGATGCAAACGAAGAGTACtgtagtttttcattattttctatgtgttttaatataaaaccaaggccaatattacgaaataggcatatggctagtcacaAGCTGGacgaaatgatgatgatgatcatacCTTTAAGCGCTAAGCTAGGGTCCCTGCACTGAGCTAGAACTCTCTCGTCCAAGTCTGCCAGAAGAGTGAGTAATGTGTTCAGGAGGGTGTTCTGATGATGCATCCCTGCCCGCTGACAGTTGTTCTGTTAGTGTCTTCACTAGGTTCAGCTGGACGAATTTTtctgaaaaaattaaaacatgttcAGCTCTTTTAGgtaaatcttttatttttatggagattaaaaaaatatctacagggaatgtagaccgcgggccaggagcatattccGTCAGTcgtcgcctcccggctgatactttgtcagatgatagtttagatgctgttttaaacttaaaacaccgtcagccggttctatcgcggtggaatgaccgtcagctgtacaATGAACATGTAGAAAATATGCGCCTACCACTTTAtatgcggcaaagtatgcgtaatgtgtaaattgcgttgatccgttgatggcttttcaggcgattacgcctgatgaaatgctacatgcaaagtttcatgatttgtatttgctatcataaaaggtatagcgcttattttgtacatgttcatgcgaccagctgatgttcttagcACCGCCATATAACCGGTTGACGATTTaattaacaacagcatctgaactatcatttgacaaagtatcagacaggaggcgatgacaatttttttttgttttacgtgtttcggtggttgccattcctcaacccaccaacggagcggcagctaacgtccacgagggttcatcatacctagccgttaaccaccacacgagttttcagccgagaggcgattggtcatggaaattgttcctggctcgcggtctaatgTGAACTGTAGACGCACAGAATAAATGTCAAGTGCAAAGTGCAAGAGACCTTAACAGCCTAGCCTAGTCAACCTAGTTGTTATCGCCGGAGGCAtacattgtatttaaatttaagctCCAGGCTTGAGGCAAAAATTTCAGGCAGCTACATGTACGATAAATATCGTATGCCTGGCAACACtaatcctgcctatgaagcaggaggtcccgggttctaaTTCCTGTCAGGGCATTATTTGTGCCACCTTAGAACAGCAGATCTCGATGGAGGGAGGGTATTATGTACAACAAGCAGACTAACCTCTGGCGTCAGGATAGTGATCACAGAGATGCCTCGCCAGCAGCGCTGCTTTCGTTCTCGCGCGGACTTCCGATGCGCCACAGACGGTGGCTAGCGTCTCGCAGCCACCTTGGGCCAGGAGTTCTCGGCAGGATGGGGCGTATTCACGGCATGCACCTGGTAacagataaataaattatttatttatttatagcctcatctcagaaatacatttttatactgtatctatagtTTTCCTTAATCTATGATAACCGATTCTGTGTGCCtttgggcaaaggccttcccCAATATTCTCCACTCTTCCTTATTTTGCACTAATCTGGTCCAAGTTTTATTCCTTCCAGCCATGTCTTCTATTTCATCTTACCATCGTTTAAATTGCCTACCtctgtttattttaaaagaaaagaagaaataaataaatattatgggatgATTGTACAcaggcacccgggtggaaaacgtccgtctgggcgtcccagatgcCGCTGGATtgacgaagccctaaaagaTCTGTTCGCcttcggaatacccaactggcgggAAATGgtgcaggatagggcagagtggcgctctcttgtgtcagagaccaagatcctgtttgggtcacagccagtgaagtaagtgtTGTGGGTAATAAGAATAAAACAGTAATGAttgatttgaataataaaaaaacatccataactcaggaacttaccaggattcaaacccggaACCTCTTGCTtcatgggcagggtcactaccgactagtcTAGAAGGAAGTTGGCTACTCTATTCTACAATTGGTTTCATAAGACAcactactggccttagcgtctatttcagacgatctatggtgcaatgtctATAAACATTACACCGCCTGGGACGGAGTCAAGGAAAACGCAGGGATACCCAGCACCTGCGCCAAACTCTCGACCTCACTGGCCGGACCCACAGGAAAGGCAAGCCAATACGTGTGGAGCCAGGTTGGCTGCAGGAGTCTACCGCAGATTTCAGGTTGGACCCTACTCACGCCTAACGGGGACTCCGTCCCGGGTTTGATTTTGGAGTTTTCCTTCTCCTAGATAAGTTGCAACCCAATGCTTAGAGGCTTATCTCCCTGTGACGAAGGGTTAGATGACGGCTTCCTTCGTGAACTTAGTCGCCTCTTACGACACCCTCGTTCTTTTAGGGTTGGTGCTATTCTTAAGCCGGACACCACACGGAAACATAAGACACAATCGCttatcaaataacgcttcataagtgtctactattctgtaacagcttaacaaaagtgatgtctttaataaagaacaactaagactgtaaaagatatacttttgaacgaaaattttagaaatttatctatatttggaaaagttatccagaatatcagatacttttggcgcgttgtttcgtgcattacttttgatgctgactgtacaagaaaTAGTCCACACTACAAAGTCAACCACATAATACAGTCCGTGTCTTAACATAAGTATCTACTTGTATCTACATCTAGTACGACATTGTGGGTACTAAAGTTGGAGCACTTACTGTACACAGTTACTTAACCATACTTACATGAAATAGCAGCCACACACTTCGCTAAAGCTTCCCCACGCTCTGTCCTCGCTAAAGCCAGCAACACATTGAGCAGCCCGCTCTCCAACGCTCGGGACTGGCAGAAGGGGTTGTTCTGGCAAAGTTCTGCCAGTATTCCGCTGGCTCGGGCGCGGATTTCTTCGTTTTCGCTGCCGTAGCAGACGGGGAAGATGGAGAAGCCGCCTAGTTTGTAGAAATCTGGAAAGATTGGGTATAGTTGAAAATAGTAGactaatcaatatatttttagtgaTTTTAGCAGGTCACAGCagtaaaactttttacaatATAATAGACACAAGAAAATTGGACTAATGGGCTTAAAAGCTGCCAATTGTTTACTACACATACTACACAGGATGCTTATGGAACCCACCAAAAGCAATCTATAGGTTATTCTCTTTTCATCATaggcgaaaaaaaattaaaataataataattatttattatggtaaaaaaaaaccatgattttacaattttgttttcttctgccaaactgtaagacagtttgttgggagagggaactcccttaaatacagatgggttagctagtctagttaattaataagtaagtacggtacatcttatagcttattgtggtggtaatttaaGTTTGAAGAAAGCATTCTAAGGGttttttggaacgaagttccttatcggacgcttggcggatgggggctagggcctagcccccatccgccaggctaggcgaaaaaaagcGTAAGATTTTTCAGTCACAGCcctcttttatttaaattctttctcgagaataagtacCCTAATTCTACCGACTTACGTATATCCTATAGTGGCGCAATTGGCGCTTAGAAACCAAgtggtaacagcgacgatccgggttcgatccccggacgtgtatgcagatattactttttgtatttcttAGCACtagaatttcatatttttgattgactaagcatatcagtttcagcttgtacaaacatgcagggatcggaaccggttttttggaaaaactttgaaataaacatatttcggtttattttatactccaaacataggactcggttgtgtttttagataacgacttcgtattattagattgcccaattagaaatgaaataattaacaaagaacgaaaaaataccgttttcgttcccctgcaaacatgttttcttatgtttatttGTTCTCCCTGCCTTTAAGTCGCATTTCTAAACCggtttgtgaaattttgtgagctgattcaataattattattttgtcgattaagtgtttgtatttaattaatcaataatataataaattttcaataattattataatacttatacttcgttccaaccCAGTGTTCCACAACACTCACGCATTTGTTTATAAGTAGGGATTATTTTTCTCCATACACATGGAAAATTAACAAAACACGTTGTTGGAGTTGTTCTATGTTATGGGAGACTTACCATTAGCAGTGTCTATGTCATCAATAAATTCCATGACGCTAGTGAAGGCCTGATTAATCTCGTCGGGCAGCGGCTGCCCCAACTGAACACTGTGTATCTTGTCAGTGTCTGATAGCACAGCTATGGCATCTTGTAGTACCTTTGCTACATCCACTGTGAGGCTTTTGAGGGCTTCTTCCAAGAAACGTTTGCGCTGAAatgatagaaaaaatatatcagGTTGGGGTGTTGAAAAGGTTATtatgaatagggttgtttccatctacaaaacttagcgcagaattgtatcccaataaattctattggattataagaacatgttaaactacttttaggggacctttaatgaccatatttttgtaaatattgaatttaaaatatcttttggcacacgtcacgtgaccaaactcgaaaagTCATTGAAGactctgatgacgtcacaactctcggattgacactgttgacagttaggcgataaacaacaaatgacaaatgtcagttgactgctcgtatcttctacgtgtgtatgtagttatgtggcaaaccgtaaactgtgacgtcacacaattttcaaagagcgttttgggcgtgaaagcatctgtcaaaatatattttgtgaatttaacatatttaaagccgtttttagtatagaagttaaattttagggcaactttagTTAATATAGATCGTTTAaaaatacaagcgtttcaaaaaattggaaacaatcCTATTATGAGAACACTAAATACCGCAGCAGAGGTGTTAAGtacatgttattattattattatagcctttTTCTTCCACgttctttctttttgtttaggtatgttattcatttttgaaaagttgttttatttgtttatatggATCCCTCTctgggtgaaggcctcctccagttttTTCCAACTTTCTCTATCTTTTCCTGTCTCCATCCAGTGTTTGCCGGCTATTTGGATAATGTCCAGCGTTTCTTCGGCCTGTAGGGGAGTGTTTTCCGTGTGGTGAATTTGagataaagattttcattctctttttcattaacaaattgacgcttgtaatgttttatgaatcttcttctttccatcctgttaccctctGCTGGGGTCTAGAGCTCGAatcattttcttccactgattCAGGTTCTGGGCAGCTTTGGTAActtcctcccaccccatccccaatacacccaactcttgctccacggaatggcgccaagtaaatttaagGCAACCAtatttccgttttccgggcatcttccaggtcagggctactttggataggtgggtgttcTGGGTGGGATGTTTTATGAATTGGGAGTAAATCTCTCTATACCCCCCAAGTGGGACGCGCCTCACTGAGTGAAACCCTGGTCTAGAGTAAACCTGACTTACATTATCATCAACTTACCTCTTCATCCATCGGACCTAACTCTGAATTGCCTGGGGCATCTTCAGCCTTCGTTGCTTCCATAGCAAACCTGAGGAGACCCTGAAATAAGTTTAATTGAAGTTTAATTGAAgaattaaacattaaattattattattacacaaccACAAACAAGACCTCTTAAAGCAGTTCTAGGGATTGATTGGAACCCACATGATTGCTTCCCCATATAAACATAATCATCATATTCTTCCCCAGATACTGCCATTATAggaaagtatttttatacaatttgatgacaattaaccacagctatgccccttgGTTATTTTTTTGAGAGAGCAAAAAACGAATtctatacaaatttttaaaagctcCTCACCCTTTTCCACTATAGATCgagtcattcacgaagacgcgtgccttgactcgtacttccatgttattaaaggttagatttgacaaatctgcgcgtcgtcgtga
Proteins encoded:
- the LOC133528885 gene encoding LOW QUALITY PROTEIN: hsp70-binding protein 1-like (The sequence of the model RefSeq protein was modified relative to this genomic sequence to represent the inferred CDS: deleted 1 base in 1 codon); the protein is MASGNPGGNNPIAGALTFPSRSEDVQRVAEQPRQPRNLQGLLRFAMEATKAEDAPGNSELGPMDEERKRFLEEALKSLTVDVAKVLQDAIAVLSDTDKIHSVQLGQPLPDEINQAFTSVMEFIDDIDTANDFYKLGGFSIFPVCYGSENEEIRARASGILAELCQNNPFCQSRALESGLLNVLLALARTERGEALAKCVAAISCACREYAPSCRELLAQGGCETLATVCGASEVRARTKAALLARHLCDHYPDAREKFVQLNLVKTLTEQLSAGRDASSEHLLNTLLTLLADLDERVLAQCRDPSLALKGIIERHLKHPDLKDDTFREEVDYCQEILCKVFLNRPDVVPADEEADR